In Candidatus Manganitrophus morganii, the genomic window AAACTATCCCGAATGAACCCGACCGTTTTTTGGGAGATCGGAACATAAACAATCTTGCATCGATCGCGAATGAGGATTTGAATGAAACCAAGCCATTGCTTGATAAATAAGAAGACATCATGGAGATCCGGCGCGTTCACATATTCGATGCCACGCCGATCCGCCAGATCCAAATGACGAATTTCAAACGCTTCCTTGACCCTAGAGTCGAGAAGCGTTTGAATGGCCACTGCAACACCGTGATGAGGGGGAGGCGTTGGACCGATCACCAGGACCAACTCTTTTTTAGCCATTTTTCTCTTCTACTCGATTGAGTGTTCTATCCGAACGTAGATCCATTGCTCCGCTCCTCCCGGAATCGGATACTCTTTCTATAAACCGAATCATTTCCTCTGCAGAGACTTCAATATCAAATTGTTTAACCCGTTCATAGGCTGTTTTGACCATTACCTTCTTTGCTACAACACTCATCTCCAATGCTTTTAAGATGGCCTCAGCCGATGATTCTATGTCCTTTGGGTCGAACTTAAATCCCGTGAGGCCCTCCTCAATCAAGTCATGCGTCGCCGCGGCGTGAACGGATGACACGGAGGGAACCCCCGCCGCCATCGCCTCACTGAGGACGGCGCCGAAAGAATCGGAGAGGGTGTGAAAAACAAAAAGATCCGCGGCGGCAAAGTACTTACTCAACTCTTCTTTCTGCACATATCCGATAAAATGAACGTTCGCCCACCCTTTTTCTTGCACAATCTTTTCATACAAAGGGCGTTCGGGTCCTTCCCCTATAATGAGCAATTCAACGTCGGGTCTCCGCTTCACGATCTGTTCATAAATCTTAAAAAGTTCCAAATATCCCTTCCGGCGGATCAGTTGCCCAATCGACAGAAGAATCGGTCCTGAATATTCGCCGCGGAGGCGCTTACACTCCTCGGATTGCCTAAACGCTTCCGTCTGCCTTTGAAAATAAGAGACTTCAATCGGCATGACTGCGGTCAAGAGACGATCTTCACGCGCCCCATAATGGAGAAATGCGTCTCGTGCCACACGCGATGAGGCAATGACGCCGTCCGAATAACGGATCAGGCATTGCCGGATTGCTCTTCGGATGACCGAGGTCGTTGCGCAATCAGTCATTGTCAACTCTCCCCATCCGATGAATCTCTTCCGGAAGAGACGGCAGTAGATCCATGCTGAAATATTCGCGATCCCAAAACCTCCACTCACAACGACATCAGGATCCAATTTGCGCAAGGCCTTGATCACACCATAATTGAGATGTACCGAGATTAAGAACCCGGGCGGCCGAATGTGGATCCCCGGTAAGACCTGCATTTTGAAAGAATGCGGCGCCAACCTCCACCGACGATTCTCCTCATGCCGTGCCATTAACAAAACGGTAAAATCCTTCACGCGGTGCTGCAAAGCTTCAAAGAGAGGGATACGGTACGGGGTCAGAATATTCGTTAATACCACCAGTTTCATCTTTCTCTCATCGCATTGAAAGCACGGTTGACTCGAACCTCAACTCTGCCTTTGTATCCTCATCGCCATTTTTAAGAATCTCCGATAGATCGGAATCATGTCATAGAGCCGGACCCAAAAGGGCAAATTCAGCAGTCTTCGTGCCCGCACCTTAACGGCTGTAAGCGTGTCCCGGTATTCCTGCGTACTCTTCTTCTTAAAAAAGGAGGTTGGATTCGTATACCATATGACCGTTCGACCCGGCAGCAAGACGACGCTTCCGAACCGTGCTGCCCGCAGAACGAAATCATAATCGACACACATACTCAACTTCTCGTCATATCGTCCGGCTGATTCCCAAATCGATTTCGGAAACACCAGCGTGGAGTGAACGAATGGGTTTCCCCGATACAACCTCGATGCGGGAACCCATACCGGTGATGGGTTCTCCACTTCTCCAGTCGAGAAAACACTCTCTGGAACAGACTGATGAAATTTAGATGTTTTGGCATATGCCGTAGCCACCACCGCCACGTCAGGATGCGCCTTAAAAAAAGCGACGGCATAACTCAACCGGTGAGGAAGACTTAAATCATCCGCATCATTGATGGCAATATACCTCCCCCTTGCCAAAGAGATCCCCTCATTCAACGCACTTGGAAACCCGATCCGGTCGCGGCGAAGGTAACGAAGGCGCGGATCATTGATTTTTCCGCAGATCTGCTCCGTCGCATCGCTGGAGCCATCATCCACTACAATCACTTCAAAACTCGGATGATTCTGGGCAAGTGCAGCCGTGAGGGAGGCGGCAATAAAAGAGGCCGCATTATAAGCCGCCATCACGATGGATATCTCCGGATCGCCCTTCTGAATCGGCCCTGTCATTCGATCTATCATCTCTCGATCTCGCAACCCCTCTCCCCTTGCCTTAAATCAGGATCTTTTGATTTCCCCATTAATCGGCAATGGAAGGTCTCTGTTTTAACCCATCGACCATCAATTCAGGGTCGTTTTCACGATCGCTTGCGGCGCGCCGCAACATCACCACCGAGAGGGCAAAAACCAGAAACTCGCCTAAGAACCGGCTCCAGGAAGCGCCGATCAAGCCCCATTCCTTCGTCATGAGATATCCTATCGGTATCAAAAGAAGGAAGGTCACCGATTTGGTAAAAAAGCCATATTCCGGCTTCCCTAAGGCGACCACGCCAAAACTGTGATATGCCCAAAGCAGCTGGCAGATCATGGCGCCGGATAAAATCCAGGCAACGGGTAAAGACGCCGCGTAGGCCTGCTCCTTTCCCGGAACAACCCACGGAATGAGGAAGGGAAGAAAGAACAGAATCACCAACAGAAGCCCCGCGCCGACAAGGGTTTGTATCCAACTCACCCGCCAGACCTCTCGAACAAAATATGCCGGCGAATTCTTGGCGGCACTTCTTGCAAGTTTTGTCTGCCATAAATTGGCGGCCCCAACCAGAAGAACTTGGATCGGCAATATAAATTGACGTCCCAATTCTAATACGGCAACACCCGCCGTGCCGATCAGGCCCAGTGTCAGGAAGGTGCTCATCTGCGTGTAGGCATACCCAGCCAGATTCGTTCCCAACCCCCATCGGCCGATTTTCCACACTTCGTTCAGACCCGCTATTTCAGACGGGACTGAGGGACGAAGCCAATATCCCCAGCCGCTCTGGCAAGCCCAAAGAAAATTCACCAAGCCCAACACCAGAAAGATGTTTGCGAGTGTGAAGAATCCATATTTCTGTAAGAGAAAAAGGCTACCGATTGTTCCACCAATTGAGACCAATCCTCCGACAAAATCCTGAGAAATCCGTTGATGAATGAAATTGATCCTTCTTTGCAACTCAACCGCTAAACCACCGAATATAAAAATGACGAATTCGACCGCCGGCCATCCGTTGAGGCGGCCAACAAAGATGGAGATCAAGGCGGATATAAAAAAAATGATCTCAAAACTAAAGACAATTGCGGCCAGAAGGGGATCTTTTTGATCATTTACAACCCGCCGACTGCTGATCACAAGCATGGGTGAAATTGCCAGCGCGGAAAGGATCATCAGGAAGAAATATCGAGTGGCCACACCCACAGCGAACATCCCGAAATCATGGACCGCAAGAGAGCGAACGAGGTACATTGTGACCAAAAAGCTTGCCGCTGACCAGAGACCCTGCGCGAGGACCGCAAGCCGCCATTGAAAGCTTCTCCCAATCAGACGATGAAGCCAGTCCTTGGCAATGAGATATTTCTGAAGCACCAAATCATCCACCTTTCTTACGACTGGAGAGGAGCAGCCCGCAACCATCGAGGTTTTGCGGGCGCCTTAAAAACGGTTTTCTGAAATAGATCGATCTGCTCCTCGCTCAGCATGTTGTAAAGATAGAGTCCGACGCCATTTCCCCGGCTAATCGACCGGGCTTCCGATAAAATTTCGGCGGCTCTGCGCGCTTCTCTAGGAATGACTTTTTTTCCAGAACCATCTCGGTCGTAATTTCCACATAACATGACCAACGCTTCGGGTCTCTTCATCTTCGATTGCAAGTTCCGGATTTTTTCAAAGTCCGGGCTGGCCTGGTAATCCATGCTGTAAACGACATCGACCAACCCTTCATCAGCCCATTTCATACTATCCTGCCCTTGTAATTTTGTGTCCGAGCTCCCTGGAACTGCATCCACACTCATCACGAGATTTTTTCTTGTTT contains:
- a CDS encoding glycosyltransferase family 4 protein codes for the protein MKLVVLTNILTPYRIPLFEALQHRVKDFTVLLMARHEENRRWRLAPHSFKMQVLPGIHIRPPGFLISVHLNYGVIKALRKLDPDVVVSGGFGIANISAWIYCRLFRKRFIGWGELTMTDCATTSVIRRAIRQCLIRYSDGVIASSRVARDAFLHYGAREDRLLTAVMPIEVSYFQRQTEAFRQSEECKRLRGEYSGPILLSIGQLIRRKGYLELFKIYEQIVKRRPDVELLIIGEGPERPLYEKIVQEKGWANVHFIGYVQKEELSKYFAAADLFVFHTLSDSFGAVLSEAMAAGVPSVSSVHAAATHDLIEEGLTGFKFDPKDIESSAEAILKALEMSVVAKKVMVKTAYERVKQFDIEVSAEEMIRFIERVSDSGRSGAMDLRSDRTLNRVEEKNG
- a CDS encoding glycosyltransferase, whose protein sequence is MTGPIQKGDPEISIVMAAYNAASFIAASLTAALAQNHPSFEVIVVDDGSSDATEQICGKINDPRLRYLRRDRIGFPSALNEGISLARGRYIAINDADDLSLPHRLSYAVAFFKAHPDVAVVATAYAKTSKFHQSVPESVFSTGEVENPSPVWVPASRLYRGNPFVHSTLVFPKSIWESAGRYDEKLSMCVDYDFVLRAARFGSVVLLPGRTVIWYTNPTSFFKKKSTQEYRDTLTAVKVRARRLLNLPFWVRLYDMIPIYRRFLKMAMRIQRQS